The Acinonyx jubatus isolate Ajub_Pintada_27869175 chromosome D3, VMU_Ajub_asm_v1.0, whole genome shotgun sequence DNA segment TCTACTGCTTTCTAGCTCCAGGTTTTTTAAGGTCCTTGGACCTAGAGAAGAGGGAGCAGGACTATATGTTGAATGAGGTTCGCTCATTGTAAAATGGAGCATCACAAAACCATTTCCTAGTATTCTGTGCCTGGAATCCATTTCCCCATAATTATCCCTTATCTCTTATCTCTCTGCTAAAATATTCCAATACCAACAACGAAACATTACCTTCTCCACTAACATATAATGATTTCACACACAAGGAAACTATTTCCTTAGATGATAGCTCCCTGAAGACAGGAATCCATGTCTCCTGAAGGATAAGCCTTCCAGGGTCATTGCATTCATCATGTTATCTCTCACACTGCAGTATACCCAGCAGGTACTCAGTCTGTACCTGCAAACTAACCAAGGCAGATGCAGGAGTTTCCAGCCGGCAGAAACTAGCTTGTAGGAACAAAGGAATCCAGGTGCCTAGGCCAACAGTTTATGTCTCCTGTATCTGGGACCACGCACACAGCCTGCGAACATTCTGCAGGAGGTAGTATTCCCATCCTCCTCCCACCAGCCCTGTCCTTAGGGACAACTATCTTTCATCCTATCGCCAGGCCTGCAGGGACAGTTCTGTGAAGCAGCTGAAACTCTTAATAACCTCAACAGGCTCAGGAAAGGTTCAAGAAACACAGCCCAACTCTCTCCACAGAGGACGCTCCAGGAGGTGGACTAGCCTAAGATTGCACAGTTGCACATCTCAGGGCCCAGATCTGCCCACCCACCACTATCCAGCCCACCTGTCATCTCTTGGAGACTCCAGACACCCACAAAACCCCAAATGATTCACTggataaaaatttatatattaaatctgACTCCTTCTGGATTTTCTTAGAAAGATATGGACCAggcttttatctttttctttcaaatctcaTCACAGGGCATCAAATCCTTAACCTCCACTAACCCCTGTCTCTctactccccagcccccaccccatacACCCAAGGAAAGCCCTAATCTGAACCTCAGGGGAAATCTCTAGGGTCCTACACATAACCCCTCACTGACCGGGATCAGCACAGTGACAGAAGCCTCTACCTCCCACTGCCTCATGCCAAATTGCTGGCTCTATTTTTAACACTCAGGGCCCATATCTGACCAGCACCAACCCCACACCACCCCTCACTGTGCGGGGCACACCTTGGCAACCAGACTGCTGTGTCCCGGAGGCGGGTTCCACCCAGGCTGAAAATCTCCGTGATCTGGGGAAGAATTAACATCATGGGTCATCATGGCCAATGGGGCTAAAGCAGGTTCAGGGCAGGGTGAAATGTCCCCCAGCACTGACCACGGGTGTgccagcccctcctgcctcctcctctggggcCGAGTCGGAGGCGGAGTCATCCTTGCTCtcttcctccttgtcctcctcagGGTCCAGTGGCTCTTGCTTCACAGGTGGCAAGTCTGGGTCCACTGCCTGGGAGAGGTGGGAAACAGGCAGCAGTCAGAAGGACAGGGTTGGCCTAAGAAAAGAGTCTCCTTATCAGCCAACCTGTCAGTATACTGACAAATCCCGCTTCTGTCACACTTCAGCCTGGAAAATCCATCTCTCTGCCTACAAACCTTTCCCATTCCTCAGAGTTCCATTTTTGTTAGCTGGGCAGCAAAGCAGGCAAAGTTAGTTGCCTGGGGAAGGTGGGGCATCTGTCAGACAGGTGGGGTAATTTTGTGGTGAGGCTGCAATCAGCATATCTGTTGCTCTGCTCAAAGAACCACCATCATGGCTCACCATCACTCTGCTCACAGACCACCCATCACTGACCCCCACCTTGCTGGGGCAGCCAGGCAGCAATACAGGAGAAGTCAGGATGGCTGTGCCCGGTGTCCAGTCTTCCTGGGCATCCGCCTTCTCTTGCTTCACCTGGGGTAAGGCCACAACCCAACTCAGGCCAGGGCACTGGGCCTCCTGTGTGAAGGAGGATTGCAGCAGTCTTGGTCCCAGCTTCCTGGCACAAGGCTGGGTAGTTCTGGGAAGGGCAAGCTAAGATGGGATCCTCACCTGCAACAGGGCTTCTGTGGAAGCTGCAGCAGGGCCAGGCACCTGCACGGGACTGCTTGCACCTTCCCGTAAGAACACAAGATCAGTGCCAGGTGGAGGCAGTACAAAGCCACTGCCTGTTTCTTGTTTCATTTGAGTCTGGGCATGGCCTGGTCGGGTTGTGGGTGTGGTCAAGGAGGTCTTCAGTATCTGACCCAGACGGGGCCTTCGAGTAGAGCCAGGCCTCTTTCGACGAGAGTAAGGTGGGGGCGGCCCTGCCCCATCCTCAGATCCTGCCCAGACACTAGGCAGCAGCCGCTTCTGAAGAAAGATAGGGTGTTATGGCCACCTGATGCAATGATTGACCACCCTGCCCTGATCAACATGCCTGCTAATCCCCATTAGTCACGGCACAGAACTTGCTTTCACATGAAGCCCTCATCACTGAGCTTGCTAGTCTCCTGTTAATGCCACTGCCACTCGGATTCGTTCATCCCAGCACAATGTTTGCTAATCTTTGCCTGAACCCACCGCTCCATCTACTCCTCTGAAGATGCAGAATCTGGCCTGCCCTACCCACCAGGCCTGCCCACCATTCCCAGGCACGGTGGGCAAGGGGGGGTGGCCCTAGGTCAACGTAGCCCACCCACCTCACTCTTCTGCATCACCCACCATAGCAAACTGCAGGCATTGGCGCCAACGACACTTCTGGCGCTTTTGGTTGCTGCCCCCAAATTTAGGCTTGTCACAGCAGAAGTCGCAGCGACCACAGTCCATCCGCCGTAGGCAGGCTGCACAGGCCCCACACTTGCGGTTCTGCCGGCGATTGGTGTAAGGCTGCTGGGGGACAGGCAAAAGGGGAGGTGCTGTTATTGGCACTGTTCGAGTGTTCTTGTTGCCCCTTCACTAGCTCCATCAGAGGGAACTGGCTGTGCACTGGTCTCAGTCACACCTCAGCATCTGTTAGTTCCAACACCAGGCACTATCACTGCACTGGACAGTGCCCAAGAGCATTAGGACTGTGGCTGTTCCAACGCAGTATCCATCACTTCATCTGCTAGACCAGTGGTTACCAAGACAACGTCTTTGACCCCCACCTCCAGTGGCATTTTGCTGACCCTCCACAGCTGCCGATGCTGTGCCTGCTGTATCTGCTCAGCCTATGTGAACTCCATTCCCTATGCTGGCTTTTCCTATTAGCCCCACCAGAGTGTTGATTCATCTGACATTAGGTACTATCACTGCACCTGTCGATCCCATGTTAGTCCCTCCCCCATTGTCTGCTTATCCCATACTAGTACCCATTACTGTGTCTTACTGTTCCCCTATTAGGCCCATTGCAGCAGTTGCTTCTTTGGGATTAACCAAGTGCCCTGGGAGGGTCTAGGCTTGTCCAGGTAGGGTGGGGCCACTCACTAGCTCGTCCTCGTCTACACAGTAATAGATGAACTCGGCAGGTGGCGAGGGGACCAGGGCTCTGGGGTGCTGCAGAGGCAAATGGGTGGGGTCAGGGCAGGTACTGGGTAAGGTTATAGTTGTGCCTTCCCCCTGCCCACCAGGGCCTCACCAGCTCTGGGGACTCTGGAGGCTGTGACAGGGGAACTGGAGGCAATGGCTGGGTTCGGGGGGGGCGCCGCCGGGCAGCCATCTTGGAGTCGCAGCCTCCTCTACGGCGGCTACGTTTACCCTGGGAGAAAGCCAGAAGAGAAGTTTAGGCTTGGTGGAACCAGGCAGACACAggacccctccctccacccccacccccaccgccacccccaaaAGGAGTACAGAAAGCATGCGTGGGACAGGCAGACAGAAGGTGGGGTGCAGCACTCACAGCAGGGGGAGCCACAGCTAGGGGAGGGCGTCGTTGACATCGCTGATGGTGGCGACGGAGACGGTGGGCAAGGTGCTGGCAGACAGGGGCAGGTAGGTGAGGCCAGGGAGGTGAGCATGAGGTGGGGGAAAAAGAAGACATGAGGTGGGCAAGGCTgggaggaagcagcagcagcagtagcaacTTTAATAGCAGAATGAGCTCTGCCCCAGTCCTGGCCCCAACAGCACTGGCCCCTCTACTCACCCGTAGGCAGCGCCGTTGGACACACCTCCACTGGCGCCTGAGACCAGGGCGGGGAGGGCGAAGGCAGACTCGGCAACGGCCACAGTCCTCTCGGGTCTGACAGCCCCGGCACACTCCACACCCTCGGCTCTGTCAGGGAGGCCAGAGGTATGATGTATGGGGCCAGGGCTCTGAGAGCCAGAGGACAGGGTGAGCCTTGGGCCCACCCTACCTGCCCAACTCACCCTTTCCACAATCCGGAGGCACCGTCTCCGCTCACACTTGCAGAACAGCCCCGAGGCCACATCATGGGGCAGCTGCAGAAGGCAGGTGGAGCAGGCCCCGCAGTCCTCGGTTACCCGGCAGGCCTCACACTCCCCGCAGCCCACACGCTGCCAGGAATGGGTGGGGCGAGGTCACAGGCCCAGACAGAGTAGCTCCAGGTATGCTGCCCCTTACGTGTATGTTTTTAGCCCCCACTGCCATGTCTAGTAGTCCACCATATGCCTCATCACTGTATCTGACAACTACTAACAAGCTGTCACCAGAGGCCATCCCCAAAGTCTCCAAGTGCCCGGTTAACCTCATCGCTGTGTCTACTGACACCCCATTAACACATTACTGTCCACTGACCATAGCTAGCTCCCTACAAAATGATTCTGACACCCTATGGACCCATCATCATTCCTTCAGACCTTCTTACCAGCCCCCATCACATCCTGCTCCCACCGCACACTTGTGAGGAGGAGGCAGGTCGTGCTTACCTTAAACATCCTCTGTTCCCGGTTGAAAGCAATTCTCTGCGCTGAGGAAAGGGAGGCGGAAGAAGAGAAGTGGACAAGGAGCATCAGATATCTAACCTCATCCACCATTCAACCTGAAAGCTGACAGTGGTGTCCCAGCTTGACATCAGATCTGCTCCACCTCTACCTCCCAGGGCTCTGGGGCCACTCACCTCGGCAGTCCTTGCATAATGTCTTGAGCCGCTGCCTTCGGGTACCATCTCCTGAGAAGCTGATTCCACAGTTCTCACAGCACCTGGGATAGGAAACATGGGTGTGGGAGGCTGAGTACATCTCCAACCACAACCCTCACCCTCTTGGCTCACTTTAGGCCAACACTCACCCAGGTGCAGGGAGTGAAGCTGGGGCTGTGTCAGCATTAGCCTTGGTCTCATCTCCTGGGGCCTCCTTCCTGACCTCACCCTTTTGAGGTCCAACCTGACGTTTTCGAGTCTTGGCTGTCCGTGAAGGCTTCTTCCGCTTCCTGCTAGGGACAGCTAAGGGCTGGGCCTGCAAATGAGAGGGAAAGCAGGAAGAGATCTGTGGGTGGGtgttaggtggctcagtcaccccTGCCTGGGTACCCCACACTGTGTAGTACCTTGGGGGCTGGATAGCACAGAATGCCTTGTTTGAAGTCGAAGAGGGTGAGGTCACACGCAGGGCCCAGGTATCGGGTCAGCTCAACtttgcttcggatcctgtctcctgTGGGGCTGGGAATGGGCCAGGATGGATTGGTACCCCGGTGGAGCCATGGCCACTCCACCCACACAACCCTCCCACTGGGCTCGTGAACGGACCTGCAGGGCTGGCAGGGGATAGAGGGCTGGCAGCCTGGGATTGGCCTGTGAGCACTACCAGGTCTTACCCCAACTAAGCTTGCATAGCACAAATACAAAATGTGTATAAATACcaacatatatacaaacacaaatgaaaaatataaacaaataaatacatgtttacttATAACATACACTACTAATTGTAGTCCgttcatgtaaataaatataaacacagacAGAAATACAAACTTGTCGAATGATGTATAAATGCATTAAAGTTAACGTACTAAATACgtagaaaggaaaaacacaggAGAAGCAAGCGTCTGAAAACGTACACgtgaataaatgaacatataaatatatatatataaagacatgcgtaaacaaacaaatacaactaCCTATAAAACAAAGGAGGAGCAACTAATATTCTCGGAGAGAATACCCCACAGGTCTCTAGCATTTCTGCATGTCTTGCAAGAGAGGCACTGATAGTCCTTTGTTATgaactatcttttcaaggatgtttgtacaGCAAACAGCCTTGGAAGATAAGAGATAAGTTCTCCTTCCAGAGCAAAGGGAAGGCATCCTTACTGTCCTAACATTATAAAAGACTGGATTCCTTAAGCTCAGGGTTCCTTTCCTACAACCCAATGCATGGGCAGATGTTAGTCAGTTCTCTTCAGGTTACCCTATGGGAACTGGCATTTGgggaactggcacaaaaataatgACATTCTGGATACTGCTGTTACTGTGAATAATGAACTATCTTCcatctctgacccaggagtctcctATATCCTACCAGCATCCACAAAATTGTAACATACTCGTTATCTTACCCTAATTAAGATAAAACCTGTTGCTTTACGGTTTTTgacaaaagtatttaaaaattcaaattttgacaGTTTCACACAAATTATGAATATAGGGATAAACATATAATTAAGTACAAAACATAACTGTATTCATGATTTTGCTATATTCCTCCACAAAAACAACTacttagacaaaaaaaaaaaaagttcaggaagagtgaaaaaaattcaataatcaCCTTAGATCCTTAAATGTGAATTGCATATAAACATGTACATTTTGTGCATTTATACTCGATTCCCATTATTCCTGGTATGTCTTACAGAGTCACGCTGAACGCTGAATTAGTGAATCTAGAACCTCTGTTCTTGTGGAACTATAGGTTAAGGTAATGTGAGCCTCAGGGGACATTTCTGTCAACTAATCGACATGTAaccttgttttattgttttcctatttaaaGACACTCTACTTAATACATTCCTACGAATGACTGACAGCATGGCCTTTGAATGATTTAAAGTCAGGAGCTTTGGAGACCATTTATGTCACACAGCTACCTTTACCACGGTCCTTGTAAAACAAGCCAGTCTCCTCAGTAAAACCTATTCTGCATGACACTTTTCACACGTAACACTTaccaggtatttttaaaattcctctgcAAACTCTTGATCTGCAGGACCTGCCTTGTATGCAAATTTAATGTCTTTCACGATGTACACCTTTTGAAACGTGTGAGCCAGTCAGTACTAGCTGAGACAGGTTTAACATATTCCTAATCAGGGGTAACACAACCATCAATGTCCTTGGCTTCCAGTCTCTCACACTGtccactacattttattttaccaagTATTTCCTTATGCATCTTCAAATTTGGCTATCTTTCCACCTTTCCCTTAACTTCATCACATACTATACATGTTACTTCAGCATTTTCCAGAGCAGACTCGTGTACAAATcagaacatttccttttctttttctcaatgtACCACATttttgattcattaacattgaactcacacCTAACAACACTGCAActcacaaataaaatttatttaacgTGTTATTCTCTTCTTACAACATATCATAGACTTCTTGCACTTAAAACACCAGACAGCACTTCAGCGCTATACTTGGGGGGGCATTGTAAATATGAAAATCACCAATAAAAAgtgcaaaaatgtgaaaaacacagCACTTAGCAGATCACGAAAAAGACACTTGTTTACAGTATATGAACTAAAATAAGAAGGCCTCATGCAACCTCAGCTGGGAATGAGTGTATCAGGGAACTTAAATTTTTTGCTGTTCTGTGCATGTCTATGAATGACCACGAAAGTATAGTGAGTACCGACTTTGAAAGTACAAATTTCAGTGAGTAGACTAATTTGGAAATATGGAATCTGCAAATAATAAGAATCGACTATATTTGCATAATTTCAACCCATCCACAAATTTAACCACACCCCCTGATTTTAGCCCTATCCGTGACTCTGTCCACAACCCACCCAGTACCTCTGGTAATAGGTGTCTGAGCGTCCACAGGTGGCACCTGACTTTCGAAAGACTTCACGGCGCTTCCAGCCGGGGCCCAAGGCTGGGCAGTCCAGCCAGTCCTCAGCCATGGGGGCCACAGGAAGGAGCAGCGGCCTGCAACACGGAGGGGgcagtgggaaaactgaggctctaggggaggaCATGTTGTGCCCTAACCACACAAACCGCCGGTACTTGGTAACGCTTTTCCAAGACCTGGGACCTACCACAGGCAACTGGCCaatacaagaaagagaaaaatccccttTCCCACCTCATTCTTCCCTGTCCTGGGCCCAGGAGCTTGTCATTCCTACCCCTTCTTGACCTGGCAGCCCTGTCTCCAACTTTCAAGTCCCCATCCTCAACCCAAAGATCCTCATGCCTCCCTCAATGTCCCGATCCCCAATTCTTCCCCATCCTCAGCCTGAGAACTCATCACTTCTCCCCACTGCCAACCTAGGACCCTGGCATTCCCCCCAGGAGACATTCTCTATCGTTGACCCACTGGCCCCTATTCCTCCCCTCTGTCACCCTGAAACCTCCATACCCCCCATCCTCAGCCTGAGAGGGCCCATTCCTCCCATCGTCAGCCCAAGAGGCCCCCATTCTGCTCGTCCCCAGACCAAGGTCCCAGCACTTTGCCTCAGTATTCTGACCTCCCGTTCGCTCCCTTCCTTGA contains these protein-coding regions:
- the MBD1 gene encoding methyl-CpG-binding domain protein 1 isoform X49 — encoded protein: MAEDWLDCPALGPGWKRREVFRKSGATCGRSDTYYQSPTGDRIRSKVELTRYLGPACDLTLFDFKQGILCYPAPKAQPLAVPSRKRKKPSRTAKTRKRQVGPQKGEVRKEAPGDETKANADTAPASLPAPGCCENCGISFSGDGTRRQRLKTLCKDCRAQRIAFNREQRMFKRVGCGECEACRVTEDCGACSTCLLQLPHDVASGLFCKCERRRCLRIVERSRGCGVCRGCQTREDCGRCRVCLRPPRPGLRRQWRCVQRRCLRGKRSRRRGGCDSKMAARRRPPRTQPLPPVPLSQPPESPELQPYTNRRQNRKCGACAACLRRMDCGRCDFCCDKPKFGGSNQKRQKCRWRQCLQFAMKRLLPSVWAGSEDGAGPPPPYSRRKRPGSTRRPRLGQILKTSLTTPTTRPGHAQTQMKQETGSGFVLPPPGTDLVFLREGASSPVQVPGPAAASTEALLQAVDPDLPPVKQEPLDPEEDKEEESKDDSASDSAPEEEAGGAGTPVITEIFSLGGTRLRDTAVWLPRSKDLKKPGARKQ
- the MBD1 gene encoding methyl-CpG-binding domain protein 1 isoform X35, giving the protein MAEDWLDCPALGPGWKRREVFRKSGATCGRSDTYYQSPTGDRIRSKVELTRYLGPACDLTLFDFKQGILCYPAPKAQPLAVPSRKRKKPSRTAKTRKRQVGPQKGEVRKEAPGDETKANADTAPASLPAPGCCENCGISFSGDGTRRQRLKTLCKDCRAQRIAFNREQRMFKRVGCGECEACRVTEDCGACSTCLLQLPHDVASGLFCKCERRRCLRIVERSRGCGVCRGCQTREDCGRCRVCLRPPRPGLRRQWRCVQRRCLRGKRSRRRGGCDSKMAARRRPPRTQPLPPVPLSQPPESPELHPRALVPSPPAEFIYYCVDEDELQPYTNRRQNRKCGACAACLRRMDCGRCDFCCDKPKFGGSNQKRQKCRWRQCLQFAMKRLLPSVWAGSEDGAGPPPPYSRRKRPGSTRRPRLGQILKTSLTTPTTRPGHAQTQMKQETGSGFVLPPPGTDLVFLREGASSPVQVPGPAAASTEALLQEAQCPGLSWVVALPQVKQEKADAQEDWTPGTAILTSPVLLPGCPSKAVDPDLPPVKQEPLDPEEDKEEESKDDSASDSAPEEEAGGAGTPVITEIFSLGGTRLRDTAVWLPRSKDLKKPGARKQ
- the MBD1 gene encoding methyl-CpG-binding domain protein 1 isoform X18, yielding MAEDWLDCPALGPGWKRREVFRKSGATCGRSDTYYQSPTGDRIRSKVELTRYLGPACDLTLFDFKQGILCYPAPKISSCFPSHLQAQPLAVPSRKRKKPSRTAKTRKRQVGPQKGEVRKEAPGDETKANADTAPASLPAPGCCENCGISFSGDGTRRQRLKTLCKDCRAQRIAFNREQRMFKRVGCGECEACRVTEDCGACSTCLLQLPHDVASGLFCKCERRRCLRIVERSRGCGVCRGCQTREDCGRCRVCLRPPRPGLRRQWRCVQRRCLRHLAHRLRRHHQRCQRRPPLAVAPPAGKRSRRRGGCDSKMAARRRPPRTQPLPPVPLSQPPESPELHPRALVPSPPAEFIYYCVDEDELQPYTNRRQNRKCGACAACLRRMDCGRCDFCCDKPKFGGSNQKRQKCRWRQCLQFAMKRLLPSVWAGSEDGAGPPPPYSRRKRPGSTRRPRLGQILKTSLTTPTTRPGHAQTQMKQETGSGFVLPPPGTDLVFLREGASSPVQVPGPAAASTEALLQEAQCPGLSWVVALPQVKQEKADAQEDWTPGTAILTSPVLLPGCPSKAVDPDLPPVKQEPLDPEEDKEEESKDDSASDSAPEEEAGGAGTPVITEIFSLGGTRLRDTAVWLPRSKDLKKPGARKQ
- the MBD1 gene encoding methyl-CpG-binding domain protein 1 isoform X41 translates to MAEDWLDCPALGPGWKRREVFRKSGATCGRSDTYYQSPTGDRIRSKVELTRYLGPACDLTLFDFKQGILCYPAPKAQPLAVPSRKRKKPSRTAKTRKRQVGPQKGEVRKEAPGDETKANADTAPASLPAPGCCENCGISFSGDGTRRQRLKTLCKDCRAQRIAFNREQRMFKRVGCGECEACRVTEDCGACSTCLLQLPHDVASGLFCKCERRRCLRIVERSRGCGVCRGCQTREDCGRCRVCLRPPRPGLRRQWRCVQRRCLRGKRSRRRGGCDSKMAARRRPPRTQPLPPVPLSQPPESPELHPRALVPSPPAEFIYYCVDEDELQPYTNRRQNRKCGACAACLRRMDCGRCDFCCDKPKFGGSNQKRQKCRWRQCLQFAMKRLLPSVWAGSEDGAGPPPPYSRRKRPGSTRRPRLGQILKTSLTTPTTRPGHAQTQMKQETGSGFVLPPPGTDLVFLREGASSPVQVPGPAAASTEALLQVKQEKADAQEDWTPGTAILTSPVLLPGCPSKAVDPDLPPVKQEPLDPEEDKEEESKDDSASDSAPEEEAGGAGTPVITEIFSLGGTRLRDTAVWLPRSKDLKKPGARKQ
- the MBD1 gene encoding methyl-CpG-binding domain protein 1 isoform X47, encoding MAEDWLDCPALGPGWKRREVFRKSGATCGRSDTYYQSPTGDRIRSKVELTRYLGPACDLTLFDFKQGILCYPAPKAQPLAVPSRKRKKPSRTAKTRKRQVGPQKGEVRKEAPGDETKANADTAPASLPAPGCCENCGISFSGDGTRRQRLKTLCKDCRAQRIAFNREQRMFKRVGCGECEACRVTEDCGACSTCLLQLPHDVASGLFCKCERRRCLRIVERSRGCGVCRGCQTREDCGRCRVCLRPPRPGLRRQWRCVQRRCLRHLAHRLRRHHQRCQRRPPLAVAPPAGKRSRRRGGCDSKMAARRRPPRTQPLPPVPLSQPPESPELQPYTNRRQNRKCGACAACLRRMDCGRCDFCCDKPKFGGSNQKRQKCRWRQCLQFAMKRLLPSVWAGSEDGAGPPPPYSRRKRPGSTRRPRLGQILKTSLTTPTTRPGHAQTQMKQETGSGFVLPPPGTDLVFLREGASSPVQVPGPAAASTEALLQAVDPDLPPVKQEPLDPEEDKEEESKDDSASDSAPEEEAGGAGTPVITEIFSLGGTRLRDTAVWLPRSKDLKKPGARKQ
- the MBD1 gene encoding methyl-CpG-binding domain protein 1 isoform X25; amino-acid sequence: MAEDWLDCPALGPGWKRREVFRKSGATCGRSDTYYQSPTGDRIRSKVELTRYLGPACDLTLFDFKQGILCYPAPKISSCFPSHLQAQPLAVPSRKRKKPSRTAKTRKRQVGPQKGEVRKEAPGDETKANADTAPASLPAPGCCENCGISFSGDGTRRQRLKTLCKDCRAQRIAFNREQRMFKRVGCGECEACRVTEDCGACSTCLLQLPHDVASGLFCKCERRRCLRIVERSRGCGVCRGCQTREDCGRCRVCLRPPRPGLRRQWRCVQRRCLRHLAHRLRRHHQRCQRRPPLAVAPPAGKRSRRRGGCDSKMAARRRPPRTQPLPPVPLSQPPESPELHPRALVPSPPAEFIYYCVDEDELQPYTNRRQNRKCGACAACLRRMDCGRCDFCCDKPKFGGSNQKRQKCRWRQCLQFAMKRLLPSVWAGSEDGAGPPPPYSRRKRPGSTRRPRLGQILKTSLTTPTTRPGHAQTQMKQETGSGFVLPPPGTDLVFLREGASSPVQVPGPAAASTEALLQVKQEKADAQEDWTPGTAILTSPVLLPGCPSKAVDPDLPPVKQEPLDPEEDKEEESKDDSASDSAPEEEAGGAGTPVITEIFSLGGTRLRDTAVWLPRSKDLKKPGARKQ
- the MBD1 gene encoding methyl-CpG-binding domain protein 1 isoform X23, translated to MAEDWLDCPALGPGWKRREVFRKSGATCGRSDTYYQSPTGDRIRSKVELTRYLGPACDLTLFDFKQGILCYPAPKAQPLAVPSRKRKKPSRTAKTRKRQVGPQKGEVRKEAPGDETKANADTAPASLPAPGCCENCGISFSGDGTRRQRLKTLCKDCRAQRIAFNREQRMFKRVGCGECEACRVTEDCGACSTCLLQLPHDVASGLFCKCERRRCLRIVERSRGCGVCRGCQTREDCGRCRVCLRPPRPGLRRQWRCVQRRCLRHLAHRLRRHHQRCQRRPPLAVAPPAGKRSRRRGGCDSKMAARRRPPRTQPLPPVPLSQPPESPELHPRALVPSPPAEFIYYCVDEDELPYTNRRQNRKCGACAACLRRMDCGRCDFCCDKPKFGGSNQKRQKCRWRQCLQFAMKRLLPSVWAGSEDGAGPPPPYSRRKRPGSTRRPRLGQILKTSLTTPTTRPGHAQTQMKQETGSGFVLPPPGTDLVFLREGASSPVQVPGPAAASTEALLQEAQCPGLSWVVALPQVKQEKADAQEDWTPGTAILTSPVLLPGCPSKAVDPDLPPVKQEPLDPEEDKEEESKDDSASDSAPEEEAGGAGTPVITEIFSLGGTRLRDTAVWLPRSKDLKKPGARKQ
- the MBD1 gene encoding methyl-CpG-binding domain protein 1 isoform X34: MAEDWLDCPALGPGWKRREVFRKSGATCGRSDTYYQSPTGDRIRSKVELTRYLGPACDLTLFDFKQGILCYPAPKAQPLAVPSRKRKKPSRTAKTRKRQVGPQKGEVRKEAPGDETKANADTAPASLPAPGCCENCGISFSGDGTRRQRLKTLCKDCRAQRIAFNREQRMFKRVGCGECEACRVTEDCGACSTCLLQLPHDVASGLFCKCERRRCLRIVERSRGCGVCRGCQTREDCGRCRVCLRPPRPGLRRQWRCVQRRCLRHLAHRLRRHHQRCQRRPPLAVAPPAGKRSRRRGGCDSKMAARRRPPRTQPLPPVPLSQPPESPELQPYTNRRQNRKCGACAACLRRMDCGRCDFCCDKPKFGGSNQKRQKCRWRQCLQFAMKRLLPSVWAGSEDGAGPPPPYSRRKRPGSTRRPRLGQILKTSLTTPTTRPGHAQTQMKQETGSGFVLPPPGTDLVFLREGASSPVQVPGPAAASTEALLQEAQCPGLSWVVALPQVKQEKADAQEDWTPGTAILTSPVLLPGCPSKAVDPDLPPVKQEPLDPEEDKEEESKDDSASDSAPEEEAGGAGTPVITEIFSLGGTRLRDTAVWLPRSKDLKKPGARKQ
- the MBD1 gene encoding methyl-CpG-binding domain protein 1 isoform X48, whose amino-acid sequence is MAEDWLDCPALGPGWKRREVFRKSGATCGRSDTYYQSPTGDRIRSKVELTRYLGPACDLTLFDFKQGILCYPAPKAQPLAVPSRKRKKPSRTAKTRKRQVGPQKGEVRKEAPGDETKANADTAPASLPAPGCCENCGISFSGDGTRRQRLKTLCKDCRAQRIAFNREQRMFKRVGCGECEACRVTEDCGACSTCLLQLPHDVASGLFCKCERRRCLRIVERSRGCGVCRGCQTREDCGRCRVCLRPPRPGLRRQWRCVQRRCLRGKRSRRRGGCDSKMAARRRPPRTQPLPPVPLSQPPESPELHPRALVPSPPAEFIYYCVDEDELQPYTNRRQNRKCGACAACLRRMDCGRCDFCCDKPKFGGSNQKRQKCRWRQCLQFAMKRLLPSVWAGSEDGAGPPPPYSRRKRPGSTRRPRLGQILKTSLTTPTTRPGHAQTQMKQETGSGFVLPPPGTDLVFLREGASSPVQVPGPAAASTEALLQAVDPDLPPVKQEPLDPEEDKEEESKDDSASDSAPEEEAGGAGTPVITEIFSLGGTRLRDTAVWLPRSKDLKKPGARKQ
- the MBD1 gene encoding methyl-CpG-binding domain protein 1 isoform X44 produces the protein MAEDWLDCPALGPGWKRREVFRKSGATCGRSDTYYQSPTGDRIRSKVELTRYLGPACDLTLFDFKQGILCYPAPKAQPLAVPSRKRKKPSRTAKTRKRQVGPQKGEVRKEAPGDETKANADTAPASLPAPGCCENCGISFSGDGTRRQRLKTLCKDCRAQRIAFNREQRMFKRVGCGECEACRVTEDCGACSTCLLQLPHDVASGLFCKCERRRCLRIVERSRGCGVCRGCQTREDCGRCRVCLRPPRPGLRRQWRCVQRRCLRHLAHRLRRHHQRCQRRPPLAVAPPAGKRSRRRGGCDSKMAARRRPPRTQPLPPVPLSQPPESPELHPRALVPSPPAEFIYYCVDEDELQPYTNRRQNRKCGACAACLRRMDCGRCDFCCDKPKFGGSNQKRQKCRWRQCLQFAMKRLLPSVWAGSEDGAGPPPPYSRRKRPGSTRRPRLGQILKTSLTTPTTRPGHAQTQMKQETGSGFVLPPPGTDLVFLREGASSPVQVPGPAAASTEALLQAVDPDLPPVKQEPLDPEEDKEEESKDDSASDSAPEEEAGGAGTPVITEIFSLGGTRLRDTAVWLPRSKDLKKPGARKQ